In Lysinibacillus sp. FSL M8-0337, the following proteins share a genomic window:
- a CDS encoding barstar family protein → MQEGALNAVTIPFIHRINDIDKFNEIYNLLDQTCNKQEKTFYTMLEGTCCFNLEGLFNEFALKLKFPDYFGGNWDAFDECLNDLDWLDCHHYILFIKDFDHILADEKNEFGTFIDILKLTVDEWTSGRMNNIVSSATFHIVIHSESENNFLK, encoded by the coding sequence TTGCAAGAGGGGGCTTTAAATGCTGTAACAATTCCGTTTATACATCGGATTAATGATATAGATAAATTTAATGAAATATATAACTTACTAGATCAAACATGTAATAAACAAGAAAAAACTTTTTATACAATGCTTGAAGGAACATGTTGTTTTAACTTAGAAGGCTTATTTAATGAATTCGCTTTAAAGCTAAAATTTCCAGATTATTTTGGGGGAAATTGGGATGCATTTGATGAGTGTCTAAATGATTTAGATTGGTTAGACTGTCATCACTATATTTTGTTTATTAAAGATTTTGACCATATATTGGCTGATGAAAAAAATGAGTTTGGAACATTTATTGATATTCTAAAACTTACAGTGGATGAATGGACGTCTGGAAGAATGAATAATATAGTGTCTTCAGCCACATTTCATATTGTAATTCACAGTGAAAGTGAAAATAATTTTTTAAAGTAG